The sequence AATGCACGTATATCCTTATCGACAAGTGCACAACCAAGTGCTGAGGTCAACACAGGTTCATAGATATTAAAAAGTAAATTCTGATAGTCTTCATGATATCCGCAAAGCAAATGATGTATGTTTTCTACTGGAAAACACGCACAAAATGTATTTTCGCAGTAGATACTTTCAAGATATTTCCGAATAAACTCAACTCCCGCTAAATCCGAAACGCCATTGCATGTAGGATAATCTCCTGTAATATGGATCTCCTGCGCCCCAAATTCCGGATAATACAGTTTGAAGAATCCCCTAATAGCATCGACAACAGTAGAACGATAAAAAACATTCTGCGTATCCACCAAATGCTGAATGATATTGGAATGAAGAATTTTTGTAGTATTCACCATTCGGTCAATTTGACGCCTTCCTTCTTCAAACAACGTTTCCATTTTTTCGTTTTGGAGTGCAATGACAGCATCATCGGGATTTGTATATGTCTTTAAGCACATACCAATTGTATACATGACAGACACCAATATATTTTGTGCAGTTTCAATCCGTATGGAACTGCTGTCCCCGCTGTTGTAACGTTCTGTCTGCTTTGCTAAAATAGAAAGACAATCAAATTGTATTCTCTCTAAATCAGAATCAAGCAACAAACCACAATGGTAAGCCTGTTCCAGCAGAGACTGAAAATAATATTCTCCGCTAAGTTTGGATCTATCTATCCTGCTTATTTTATCAATACTCTCCATCTTCACCCTCCTCATCATCTGCAGAATAGCCATACCGCAGATTATGAGCCAATTTGTACAACTCACGTCCAGATAACAGTTCTAAGGAACCACGACATTTACCATCAAATGCATTTTTCATATAGCTTATCAAGTCATCATCACTGATGAGATCAAGCGTTTCATTCTTATAGTAATAAAACATTTCAATCAGATCGTGCAGGGTTTCCTCATAATTATGCATGGAAATGTAGGGAGAATCACAAAATTCATAGATAATTTTATCGATAACGCCGCCGCCAAACTCAATTCTTCCTGTTTCTTTCAGAGCAAAGAAACGAGTTTCCACCAATTCAATTGCTTGTTTCTCTGTTAAAACGAGGCCGTAACGCATAGTCAAGTCATTGCATTTTATGATCTCGCTGACAGCTTGCTTTTGTATTAAAGAATGTTGAAATAAAGCAAGTTTAAATTCCAAATAATATCACTCCCCTGGGTACACATAGCATTAATATTTGTATTGCCTGATTTAAGACATAAGTGTCAAAAAGTATCTCAGGCTGATTTATATATTACCCCATCGGTAATTACCAATGGTATCACAGAATTTAAACTGTGTCAACAGAAACAAAGAGGCACCCGGTCAACTTGGCCGTGTTACAAAATGATCTGGTTTAAAATGAATAGGGGTTATGGAATTCAGAAGATTTGATAACCGCTATTTATTAAAATGGGAAAAGACAACCAGATAGCTATCTTATTTATTGGATAAGTGTTTTTTCAGATATACCATATCAGTAAGTCGCTTACCACCTTCGAAAATAGGATGGTCGTAGTTGTCAATAAAAAAATCTTTTATCCTGTGGGAAATCACAAAACCACATTTCTGATAAAAAGGAATGGTGGCAGGACTATCACCAGTGCCGACAAGCATTGTAGAACATTCGCTTCTATAATGTTCGAAAAGGTAATTGACAAGTTGTTTTCCGTAACCTTGCCCTTGATATTTTGGTACTGTTGCAATATTTTTAATTTCAAAGATACCTTTTCCTTCATTTGTAACAACACAAATTGCCTTTAAGTCGTCATCACATAAGACAAACATATCTCCACGTTCCAAGTATTTGTCTATCATACTTTCCTGTTCATCAGCAAGCAAAAGTAAATCGATATATTGCTTTTTATTTTCAAAAATCTGTTTTATCTCCATTTGTTAATCACCTGATCAAAAATTTGAATTTTGCATATTTATGCTTCAAAACTTTCGAAAACCTATATACATCTATTTGGGGCAAATGGCTTATACCATTTGCCGGATTTAGATGCATTTATTCAGTTCAAGCATCTTACTGAAGTTATTTAATATATTTTATATAATTCTCCGATTGAAAATATATATTGTCTTCTCAATAAATTGAAATTTATAGGTGTATCCAATATCTTTCAAGGTACACATCATCAGATTCACAATACACGGTACTTTCATATATTCCACCGTTTGCCATAATGGTTCGTTTACTTCCTTCATTCCCTTGAATACATAAGATCAGAACATCCTTAAGTCCATAAGCCTTACAAATTTGCAGACAATCAGAAAGCATTCTCTTGGCATACCCTTTTCTTCTCTCATCCGGTCGAACAGAATAACCGATATGGCCAGCATACTTTTCAATATAATCATTGAAATAGTGACGAAACTGAATCATACCAATGATTTTGTTGTCAATTGGACGTTCAATGAAACCAAATCTTTCATAAAATTGCTCTTTAACTTTTGCTGATATCAATACAATTTTAACTTTCCATCCCGTTTTAAGCGACTAACAGCCATCCTTGAACGCTCAATACCAGCTTGAGCCCGCTCATTGTTCAAAGTGCTCCAACCTACTGCAGCTCCGAGTTTGTTATAATCGTCAACCCTAACTCCGTTTTTATATATAAAATTCATCCCATCATCTCCGTCATAAATTGGAATTTAACAATCGCTGTTTTCGATTTCTCGACGTATTTTTAAAAATTCTAAGCTGTTCTCTGCATCTACTTTTGATTTGTAGAATACAATATTATGATTAGGAGTCATGTTCGTTCTCCAATCATATTCCGACGCAAGCATCTTCAAAAAAACTTTTAAGCTATCCGCAATCGAAAAGCTCTCTTTGCTTTTATTAATATAACAAATGGGCGCAGCATCATCTATATCCGTTGTTTTACCAATTGTACCAAATAACCCTCCCAGGCTGTCTTTTGCAAAAATACCAACTCGGGGAACCGTATAAAAACCAATTTGGGGAATGTCATCATCAAATATAAATTTCAAATCATATGTATCTGCATATCTTTGATACTCCGTATTCTTATCCTTGACGCTCATGAGATAAAGCGTTGTTCCTGCAGAAACAACTTCTGTATCCTTTGCAGAGACTCCAATGTACCCAATGCACCCTTCGCTTTCAGATACATCCCAATATAACTTTTTCATCTTTCTTCACTTCCTTGATAAGGTAAATTCTTGTTTATCTGTTCATTAATACAAGCAACCTGCATTTTCATTTTATCATAAAAAATGAAAGAAATCGATCTTCTGCAATCGACTTCTTTCACCAAAACAAATTAGTGCGGAAGAAGGGACTCGAACCCTCATACTCTTATGGAGCAATAGCCCCTCAAACTATCGCGTCTGCCTATTCCGCCACCTCCGCATACTTTGACTATTAAATTTATTAACAACCTAATATATATTATAATGATTTTAAAAAATTAATCAACATTTTTCTCCTGAAATTCCTTTGGTATATACCACTTCTCAATATTATAGTACAAATTATTAGACTGGGGATTTATATTTCCCTTAATATTTTTATCAATAAGCAGAGCTTCATTCCTAAAAAATAAACTTACATAAGGCAGATCTTCAAGTATCTTATCTTCCAATTTTCCATATGCTTTCTTTTTTTCTTCTCTGTTAGTTGCACTGAAAGCATCGAATAACAATTGATCCATTTCTTCATCGGAATATCTTATAAAATTAGTTCCATAATAAATTTGAGAAGAATGGAAAGCAAAAGATAAATCACATACATCTGATAGTTGCCATCCCATTAGAGCTATGTCAAAATCACCTTTCTTAATTTTTTGTGTATATTTTTGCCACTGTTCCTCTACTTCTTCATCTGTAATATTATTAGGAACATTATCTTCATAATCTTTAGTTGCATTTATGCCTATTGCTTTTAAATTTTCTACTATTAAATCAGCGGTTTTGAGTCTCAAAGGATTATAAGAGTTTGTAGTAACTTTTAAAGTCAAAGTCTTCCCATTTTCATCTTCTACAAAACCATCCCCGTTTTCGTCTTTATAACCGGCAGATGATAAAATTTCCTTAGCTTTATCTATGTTAAATCCATATATATTACTGTTGTCGGAAATAAGCCACGAATTAGGATATATGGGCAAGTCCACCTGGGTAGCATGACCCATATATACTTTTTGAATAATAGATTGTCTATCTATTCCATAAGCTATTGCTTTCCTTAATTCTTTTCCCTTTTCATCAGCAAAAATTTTTCTTGAAAAATTAAATCCTAAAAGTTCGTAGTTTTGAGATACATATTCAATAATTTTTACTCTCTTGCTTTGAAAATATTTTTCCCAATCTACACCTACTGAAGTAGTCAAATCCACTTGATTTGCTTCAAAAGATGTCATCGCCAAATCTTCGTCCTTCATTATTTCTCCAATTATAGTAGAAATATATGGTTTACCCTGCCACCAATTAGTATTTGCCTCAAGGTTAATGCTTTTAATTTTTTCGTATTTAGAAAATTTGTATGGTCCTGTCCCTATGGGAGTATAATTATCTTCAGCCAATGCAGCCTTATAAGAAGAACTATTTTCTCTTCCCTTTACAAAGATATGCCTTGGTATTATGGGAAAAGTTAAAATTTCCAGCCCATTGCTAAAAGCTCTGTCAAATACTATCTCTATATTATAGTCATCAATTATCTTTACGTCCATTATATGTCTCAAATCAGAAGAAGTATAAGATTTAAAATTACTTAAAATGCTGTTCTTATATATATTATCATTTCCTGCATATTTTAGAGTATCTATCGTAAATTTTACATCCTTAGCAGTAAATTTTTCTCCATCATGCCATACTACATTTTCTCTCAACTTTATTCCTATTACTTTTCCGTCTTCTTTTATCTCACAATTTTGAGCCAATTGATTTTCAATATTTAAATTTTTATCTAATTTAAATAATCCTTCAAAAATAAGTTTGCTAAAATTATAATAGCTTATATTTTCACTTATCAGCGGATTTAAAGTCTCAACAGTAGTCAACGGTACTCTTAAAGTCCCTCCGTACTCTGGTTTTTCTTCTTCTCCGCTTTCAATTTTTTCTTTATTATTATCTATAGTCCCTCCAACTTCATTTTTATTTTTACAGCCAACAGACAAGATTGTCAATACGACTAACAAAAATACCGCTATTATTCTTCTAAATTTCAATTTTATTTCCTCCCTATCGGACTATCGTAACAAATTTTTTTAACAGTTTTTTAAAATTATTTATTAGATAAACAAAGTTATTTTTGATAAATCTTTCTTCTTCCATAAATCCATTTTTGTAAACTTTTCTATAAATTTCATTATATCGCAAAACTTTATTTACATATTCTTCTGTTTCTTTATAAGGTATTCGATCAAGAGTTTTACCGTCTTTACTATATTTTTCATCTTTTAACCACTTTGATACGTTTCCGCTTCCTCCATTATAGGCAGCAAGAACAAGACGGAGATCTCCATTGAATTCCTCTTGCAGAACATTCAAATACCAACATCCGACCATTATATTTGTTTCCGGTTCATATAATTTATCTAAAGTATAACCGTCAATATTCAATTCCGTAAAAGCCCATTCTCCTGTGACAAGGGATATTTGCATAAGCCCC is a genomic window of Acidilutibacter cellobiosedens containing:
- a CDS encoding DUF6179 domain-containing protein, with protein sequence MESIDKISRIDRSKLSGEYYFQSLLEQAYHCGLLLDSDLERIQFDCLSILAKQTERYNSGDSSSIRIETAQNILVSVMYTIGMCLKTYTNPDDAVIALQNEKMETLFEEGRRQIDRMVNTTKILHSNIIQHLVDTQNVFYRSTVVDAIRGFFKLYYPEFGAQEIHITGDYPTCNGVSDLAGVEFIRKYLESIYCENTFCACFPVENIHHLLCGYHEDYQNLLFNIYEPVLTSALGCALVDKDIRALELSFFDITYLDRLFKNTDKSEIESILRQVLDKVKQALSLSDNLMNYLNDSLSRIATDIWNSSRTHTTDKVFVIPYYPENDPFVSFSYGEKMDNDRYRKLVEEIMQCNMTEDKIMIIKEKINSFADFADILLDAEFSSAEIPEVLKLLNPVELAALAKKYPYQNDLEMLDMKENERLLCNCLKKFVNSLTNEEQKWIERMVKLLKLKEE
- a CDS encoding DUF6323 family protein, encoding MEFKLALFQHSLIQKQAVSEIIKCNDLTMRYGLVLTEKQAIELVETRFFALKETGRIEFGGGVIDKIIYEFCDSPYISMHNYEETLHDLIEMFYYYKNETLDLISDDDLISYMKNAFDGKCRGSLELLSGRELYKLAHNLRYGYSADDEEGEDGEY
- a CDS encoding GNAT family N-acetyltransferase, with the protein product MEIKQIFENKKQYIDLLLLADEQESMIDKYLERGDMFVLCDDDLKAICVVTNEGKGIFEIKNIATVPKYQGQGYGKQLVNYLFEHYRSECSTMLVGTGDSPATIPFYQKCGFVISHRIKDFFIDNYDHPIFEGGKRLTDMVYLKKHLSNK
- a CDS encoding GNAT family N-acetyltransferase — translated: MISAKVKEQFYERFGFIERPIDNKIIGMIQFRHYFNDYIEKYAGHIGYSVRPDERRKGYAKRMLSDCLQICKAYGLKDVLILCIQGNEGSKRTIMANGGIYESTVYCESDDVYLERYWIHL
- a CDS encoding peptide ABC transporter substrate-binding protein, whose protein sequence is MKFRRIIAVFLLVVLTILSVGCKNKNEVGGTIDNNKEKIESGEEEKPEYGGTLRVPLTTVETLNPLISENISYYNFSKLIFEGLFKLDKNLNIENQLAQNCEIKEDGKVIGIKLRENVVWHDGEKFTAKDVKFTIDTLKYAGNDNIYKNSILSNFKSYTSSDLRHIMDVKIIDDYNIEIVFDRAFSNGLEILTFPIIPRHIFVKGRENSSSYKAALAEDNYTPIGTGPYKFSKYEKIKSINLEANTNWWQGKPYISTIIGEIMKDEDLAMTSFEANQVDLTTSVGVDWEKYFQSKRVKIIEYVSQNYELLGFNFSRKIFADEKGKELRKAIAYGIDRQSIIQKVYMGHATQVDLPIYPNSWLISDNSNIYGFNIDKAKEILSSAGYKDENGDGFVEDENGKTLTLKVTTNSYNPLRLKTADLIVENLKAIGINATKDYEDNVPNNITDEEVEEQWQKYTQKIKKGDFDIALMGWQLSDVCDLSFAFHSSQIYYGTNFIRYSDEEMDQLLFDAFSATNREEKKKAYGKLEDKILEDLPYVSLFFRNEALLIDKNIKGNINPQSNNLYYNIEKWYIPKEFQEKNVD
- a CDS encoding lytic transglycosylase domain-containing protein encodes the protein MSNLFLRLMYPVNYGDYIEKYSKNFGVDPYLVAAIINVESKYDEDARSHKDARGLMQISLVTGEWAFTELNIDGYTLDKLYEPETNIMVGCWYLNVLQEEFNGDLRLVLAAYNGGSGNVSKWLKDEKYSKDGKTLDRIPYKETEEYVNKVLRYNEIYRKVYKNGFMEEERFIKNNFVYLINNFKKLLKKFVTIVR